A single genomic interval of Wolbachia endosymbiont of Diaphorina citri harbors:
- the polA gene encoding DNA polymerase I, with amino-acid sequence MKEKTFTIIDGYGFLFRAYYVLHHLTTTAGIPVGAVYGFLNMVLKYISHSDYLTIALDSGKKNFRHSLYSEYKANRVTPPEDLIPQFTILREAVEAFNFSYEEIEGYEADDIIATLAAKYANHEDFKVVVVSSDKDLFQLLNYNILIFDPIKNIYVDEKQVIEKFGVNSNKLLDLFSLTGDASDNIPGVPRIGPKTAAKLLDKFDSLDNIIENINNIEQTRVRNILTEHKEKALISRELLSLCKKVDLQHDIVKYEVHPPNMEKLLSFLKRYEFNSLIGKVEKLFSYSGSSTKEKTEYSGEELEKFLEHCRYEGKIAIHCHFENNALNEISLSCSEDNIFYIDQSCLQDALTIINSILFSNGVLKIIHDIRKIREIFPTIERVLDSIDDLMIMSYSLDTGKHDHSIPNIIAHNLSKNVETFSAKILIAIHEKLTQRLFQEKLFTIYERFDRPLMKVVFDMEKNGILINIQKLQELSDKFEQLIAVLENDIHNLAGEKFNIASPKQLSDVLFNKMELSKKKKSKSGSYSTNSEVLEALEEEGTEIAGKILSWRHSSKLKGTYTDALIKQVDPLDGRIHTSFSITVTATGRLSSSNPNLQNIPIRSEEGSLIRQAFIVPKGCKIISADYSQIELKLLAHVANVTAFKEAFANRQDIHDITARQVFGVQEIDEQLRRKAKTINFGIIYGISPFGLAKRLGITFQEAAEYINYYFSCYPEIKVYMEKAVSIARNHGYVETLFGRRCFVRDINNKIPYLRQFAERAAINAPLQGTAADIIKRAMIQLFDQLKTGKIILQVHDELLVEVEDDKVQETAKLMKDVMENAIEISIPLEVEIKISDNWGFS; translated from the coding sequence ATGAAAGAAAAAACTTTCACAATCATTGATGGTTATGGTTTTCTTTTCAGAGCTTATTACGTTTTGCATCATTTGACTACCACAGCTGGTATTCCAGTAGGTGCTGTGTACGGTTTTCTTAATATGGTTCTGAAGTATATTTCCCATTCGGACTACTTAACTATAGCACTTGATTCTGGCAAAAAAAATTTCAGGCACAGTTTATATTCTGAGTATAAAGCAAACAGAGTAACGCCTCCTGAGGATCTAATTCCACAATTTACAATACTGAGAGAAGCGGTAGAAGCTTTTAACTTCAGCTATGAAGAGATTGAAGGCTATGAAGCAGATGACATAATTGCAACACTAGCTGCAAAATATGCCAACCACGAAGACTTTAAAGTAGTAGTAGTCTCATCAGATAAAGACTTATTTCAACTTTTGAATTACAACATTCTAATATTTGATCCTATCAAAAATATATACGTAGATGAAAAACAAGTGATAGAAAAATTTGGTGTAAATTCAAATAAGCTTCTTGATTTATTTTCTCTAACTGGAGATGCATCTGATAACATTCCAGGCGTTCCAAGAATAGGCCCAAAAACTGCAGCTAAATTGCTGGATAAATTTGATTCGTTGGATAACATTATAGAAAACATCAATAACATTGAGCAAACAAGAGTTCGTAATATTCTTACTGAGCATAAGGAAAAAGCACTAATTTCAAGAGAACTTTTGTCACTATGCAAAAAAGTAGATCTTCAACATGATATTGTAAAATATGAAGTCCATCCTCCAAATATGGAAAAATTGTTATCCTTTTTGAAGAGATATGAATTTAATTCATTGATAGGAAAAGTAGAAAAGCTTTTTTCTTATAGTGGATCTAGCACAAAAGAGAAAACAGAATATAGCGGTGAAGAATTAGAAAAATTTTTGGAGCATTGCAGATATGAAGGTAAAATTGCAATTCATTGCCACTTTGAAAACAATGCATTAAACGAAATCTCCTTATCTTGCAGTGAAGATAATATTTTCTACATAGATCAAAGCTGCCTACAAGATGCACTCACTATAATAAATTCAATTTTATTTTCAAATGGGGTGCTTAAAATAATACATGATATTAGAAAGATCAGAGAAATATTTCCTACAATAGAGAGAGTGCTAGACTCAATTGATGACTTGATGATCATGTCATATAGTCTTGACACAGGTAAGCATGATCACAGCATTCCAAACATAATTGCACACAATTTAAGTAAAAATGTAGAAACTTTCTCGGCAAAAATTTTAATAGCGATCCATGAAAAACTGACACAAAGATTATTTCAGGAAAAACTTTTTACGATTTACGAACGCTTCGACAGGCCTCTCATGAAAGTAGTATTTGATATGGAGAAAAATGGAATACTGATTAATATTCAAAAACTACAGGAACTGTCTGATAAGTTTGAGCAGCTAATTGCTGTACTTGAAAACGATATACATAATTTAGCAGGAGAAAAATTCAACATTGCATCGCCAAAACAATTAAGTGATGTTTTGTTTAATAAAATGGAGCTAAGTAAAAAGAAAAAGTCAAAGTCTGGGTCTTATAGCACAAACTCTGAAGTTCTAGAGGCACTTGAAGAGGAGGGGACAGAAATCGCAGGTAAAATTTTAAGTTGGCGACATTCAAGTAAATTAAAGGGTACCTATACTGACGCGTTAATAAAACAGGTTGATCCGCTTGATGGTAGGATACATACAAGCTTTTCAATCACTGTGACTGCAACTGGAAGGCTGAGCTCTAGCAATCCTAATTTACAAAATATTCCTATCAGAAGCGAAGAAGGTAGTCTTATCAGGCAAGCCTTTATTGTGCCAAAAGGTTGCAAGATAATTTCTGCTGACTATTCACAAATAGAATTAAAACTCCTGGCACACGTTGCAAATGTTACCGCATTTAAAGAAGCTTTTGCAAACAGGCAAGATATTCATGATATCACTGCAAGACAAGTTTTTGGAGTGCAAGAAATAGATGAGCAATTAAGACGCAAAGCAAAAACCATTAATTTTGGCATTATATATGGCATTAGTCCATTTGGCCTTGCAAAGCGACTTGGCATTACCTTTCAAGAGGCTGCTGAATACATTAATTACTATTTTTCTTGTTACCCAGAAATAAAGGTCTATATGGAAAAAGCAGTATCTATCGCGAGAAATCATGGTTATGTAGAGACTTTGTTTGGTAGAAGATGTTTTGTAAGAGACATAAATAATAAAATTCCTTATCTAAGACAATTTGCAGAAAGGGCAGCAATAAATGCACCGCTGCAAGGAACCGCCGCTGATATAATAAAACGTGCAATGATTCAGCTTTTTGATCAATTGAAAACAGGTAAAATAATCCTCCAAGTCCACGATGAGCTACTGGTTGAAGTAGAGGACGACAAGGTACAAGAAACAGCAAAACTTATGAAAGACGTAATGGAAAATGCGATAGAAATCTCTATACCACTTGAAGTAGAAATAAAAATTAGCGACAACTGGGGCTTTTCTTAA